CGCTTCGCCTACGTGCACATCGTCGCCATCGACTACGAGGCGCAGACGATCACCCTCGACCTGATCGTCTGGGAGTGACCAGGAACACAGTGACTCCGCTTCGTAACCTCGCCACGACCCAACGGCTACGGTGGCCGGTGAGGCAGGCCGGCAGTTCCCGGCGACGAAGGTGGGGCATTGGGCGAGGCGGAACGGCTTGGCCCGTGGTTCTGCGGCCCGGCAGCGGACCGCCGGGCCTACGTGGTCGACGATGTGGAGGGTGTCGAGGGGGGAGAGGGGCTGGTCGTGCGGGCCCAGCGCCGCACGTTCGCCGGCGACCCCGTGGGCTACGAGGGCATCGTCTCCCTCAAGCTGCTGACCGGCACCTCGCCCCAGCGGGCCGGGGCCCTGCGGCGCCGTTGGGAGCGACTCGCTGCCATCGACCACCCCAACCTCGCCCGCCCGCTGGAGTCGTTCACCGGACCGGGTCTGTCGCGCCGCCCCGATCGGGCAGCACCGCCCGAGGCGAGCAACGACGTCTGCTACGTCGCCACCGTCTGGGTGGACGGCCGGGGCCTCCGCGAGGTCGTCCCCCTCGATCCTGCGACGACCTTCGCGTACGTCCTCGGCATCGCCCAGGGCTTGTCGGCGCTCCACGAGCGCGACCTCATGCACCGCGACCTGCACCCGGGCAACGTCGTCGTCGACGGGTCGGGCCAGGCGGTGCTGATCGACTTCGGCTCGACGCGGCCGGCCGACGGCCCGATGACCACCACGGTCTCGGGCGTCATGGGCTTCATCGCACCGGAGTGCCTGCACGGCCGGGAGAGCCCGGCCACCGACCGTTGGGGCCTCGGGACGCTCACCGTCCTGATGCTGCTGGGCCATCCGCAGGGGCAGGTCCGTGAGGACCAGCTCCGCTCCGAGCTGGACAACGCCTTGAAGGGCATCGGCCAGCGGCGTCGGGCCGTCGACCTCATCTGCCGGATGGTCGACGCCGACCCCGACGCGCGCCCGGAAGACGCCGTCGACTGGGCCCGCGAGCTCCAGGACTGCCTCGCCCGGCGGCAGCAGCGACGGCGACAGGTGATCGCTCTCGTGGCGGCCGGCGTCCTGCTGCTGGGCGCGGAGTTCGGCCTGCGTGCGCTCGGGGACGACCCGGACGGCGCCGACGACGACACCACGGCCGACGCCTCGGCTGCGCCGGCCCCCGCCGACCCCGACCCGGCAGCGGCCCCGTCCCCCACGCCTCCGCCGTGCGACCACAGCGTCGCCGGCCGCACGCCGATGGACGAAGCGGTGGCCCAGCTGGCGCCCGAGGCCTGCCTGTCCGGCGAGCCGGAGGCCGTCGGCGACGCCTCCTTCCAGGCGCTCCTCAGCTCCCAGGGCGACCCGGCGGGCGTCGTCGTCCTGCCCCCCAACGGCGAGGCGGTCCGGCTGACGCCGACGATGTGGACGTCGTTCCGGGAGATCTCCGGCCCCTCCGCCCCCGACAACGCGATCCGCTTCGGCGGCTATCCCGTGGGCGTGCGGCGCATCGGCGGATCGGTGATCGTCCAGCTCAGCGGCCCCGGCATCCTCGTCGGCCCGCGTGAGGACACGCAGCTGTTCTGGGTGCCCGGCCAGGTGATGCCGATGTGGATGGACGACGGCGGTGGCGCGAGCGAGATCGGGTTCCCCATGTCGAACCCCTACAGCGACGACCGTGGCCTCCACCAGGACTTCGAGCGTGGCTCCATGCACGCCTACGCCGACCCGGCCCAGGTCGCCGAGATCCTCGCCGGTGGGCCCTTCACCTCGGTGATCGAGCCCGAGGTCAGCAGCATCGACCCGACCGGCGACGGCGCCCCGGAGCTGGCCGGCCGCATCGTCCGGCAGTTCAACGGCACCGCCTGGTGGGTCGACGACGACGGGGTGCGGCACTGGCTCCCCGACGACGCCACCTGGCGCTGCCTGGGCGGCGACGACGAGCCGGCCCACGACGGCCTCCACGGGTGGGACGTCGCCGTCCTGCCACTCGGCCCGGTCGCCACCTGCCCCTGACCACGGTGCGCGCTGGTTTTTAGAACCTGTTCCAGTCACACTGGGGGGCATGGACGCCACCGGGGACAACGAGCGCTACACGATCATCTCCGCCGACTGCCACGCCGGCGGCAGCCACGCCCAGTACCGCGAGTACCTCGACCCCGCCTACCTCGACGACTTCGACGCCTGGCGCGGCAGGTACAAGAACCCGTTCAAGGACCTGGGCGACCAGCGGCGCTACCGCAACTGGGACAACGACATGCGCAACTCCCAGCAGGAGGCCGACGGCATCGTCGCCGAGGTGGTGTTCCCCAACACCGTGCCGCCGTTCTTCCCGAGCTTCGTGCTGTTCGCCCCGCCGGCCCGCCCCGAGGAGTACCCGCACCGCCTCGCCGGCATCCGGGCCCACAACCGCTGGCTGGTCGACTGGTGCGGCCAGTACCCCGAGCGCCGCGCCGGCATCGGGCAGATCTTCCTCAACGACGTGGACGACGCCATCGAGGACGTCCGCTGGATCAAGGAGCACGGGCTGCGGGGCGGGATCCTGCTGCCCAACGTCGGCCCCGACGTCGACTGGGTCAAGCCCCTCTACGACCCGATCTACGACCCGCTGTGGGCCGAGCTGGAGGCCCTCGAGGTGCCGGTCAACGTGCACGGCGGCACCGGTGCCCCGAACTACGGCCCCTACCCGTCGGCCATGCTGCTCTACATCACCGAGGTGAGCTTCTACTCGCAGCGCCCCTTCGTGCACCTGCTGCTCTCTGGCGTGTTCGAGCGCTTCCCCCGGCTGAAGTTCGTGATGACCGAGGCCGGCTGCTCCTGGGTCCCGCCGCTGCTGGAGCGCCTCGACGCCACCATCGCCCGCATCCGCGACACCGGGTCGACCGGCGAGATCCGCTACGGGCAGGAGAGCGTGCTGCCCAAGCTGGCCAGCGAGTACTTCGAGCAGAACTGCTGGATGGGCGTGAGCCAGCCCCGCCCCGCCGATGCCGCCGCCCGCCACAAGATCGGCCTCCACAAGTGGATGTGGGGCAGCGACTACCCCCACGACGAGGGCACCTACCCGTTCACCCGGGAGCACCTGCGGGCGCTGTTCCACGACGTCGACCGGGCCGAGATGCAGCAGCTCCTGGCCGGCAACGTCGCCGAGCTGTACGGCTTCGACCTGGCCGCTCTGGCCCCGGCCGCGGCGCAGCACGGCCCGACGGCCGCGGAGATCGCCACGCCGCTCGACGCCATGCCCGACGAGCCCAACGAGGCGTTGCTGGCGTCGGTCTGACCATACGGGCGCGGGTGGTACCTTCGTCCGATCACGTGGGGTGGTCGGACGGTCACCAGTGGGCACAGAGCGAAGCGAGGCCCACCATGCGACTCACCCCCAGCGCCGTCCTGGCGAGAGCCGGCCGGGCTGTCGGTCGGCCCCGCGCCGACGAGGCCGCGCCGGCGGGGACCGACATCCTCGACGCCTACGTGCGCGTCGCCCCCTCGCCGCAGGTGGCGGTCGACGTGTTCGCCGGCGAGTGGTCGTCGGTGCTGCCCGGGCAGCTCGGCGTCGACGCCGGCCACGTCCCCCTGTTCGCCGACCCCCGCATCTCCTGGCTGCTCGACCAGGTGGAGGACGTCGACGGCTACGACGTGCTGGAGCTCGGGCCCCTCGAGGGCGGCCACACCTTCCAGCTGACCGCGGCCGGCGCCAAGGTCACCGCCGTCGAGGCCAACACCCGCGCCTACCTCAAGTGCCTGGTCACCAAGGAGCTGCTCGGGATGACCGACTGCCGCTTCCTGCTGGGCGACTTCGGCGCCTTCCTGGCCGAGAACCCCGACGAACGCTACGACCTCGTGGTGGCCAGCGGCGTCCTCTACCACTCGAACGACCCGCTGCGGCTGCTGGAGCAGATCGCCCGGGCCGGCGACCGGCTCGCCCTCTGGACCCACTACTACGACGCCGCGGTGATCGAGGCGAACCCGACCCACGCCCGCCACTTCGCCGCCGAGCCCCGCACCGTCACCCACGGGGGCCGCGAGATCCGGCTGCACCGGCGTGACTACCTGGAGTCGCTGCAGAGCAACGGCTTCTGCGGCGGCCCCGAGGTCCACGCCCTGTGGATGGAGCGCGACGATCTGCTCGACGCCCTCCGCCGGGTCGGCTACACCGACGTCCGCGTCGGCGGCGACGACCCCGACCACGTCAACGGCCCCAGCATCCTCCTCTACGCCGAGCGCTGACCACCGACCACCGACACCGACCGCGCCGGGTAACCGGTTGAGGCGGCCGGCCGGGTGGTCACTACGCTGAGCGGCCGTATGAGCGTGCTGCCCCGCGACCTCCTGCCCGACAACGCTGCGTACCTGGCCGACGGGTCGCTGTCGATCGCCGGCTGCCGCCTGGACGAGCTGGCCGGCGAGTTCGGAACCCCGCTGTTCGTCTACGACGAGGCCCACCTGCGGGCCCGCTGCCGGGAGGCCGTCGAGGTGTTCGGCGACGGTGTGGCCTACGCCACCAAGGCCTTCCTGTGCCTGGCCATGGCCCGCCTGGCCCACGAGGAGGGCATGTGCCTCGACGTCGCCACCGGCGGCGAGCTGCACGTCGCCCTCGCCGCCGGGGTGCCGGCCGAGCGCCTGGTGCTGCACGGCAACAACAAGAGCGTCGACGAGCTGCACCACGCCCGCCAGGTCGGGGTCGGGCGCATCGTGGTCGACAGCTTCGACGAGCTCGACCGGCTCGACCGCCTCCACACGATCGACGGCATCGTCCCGAAGGTGCTGGTCAGGGCCACCCCTGGGGTCGAGGCGCACACCCACGAGTTCGTCCGCACCGGCCAGCTCGACTCCAAGTTCGGCTTCGGGGTCACGTCGGGCGACCTGGCCAAGGCCGTCGAGCGGGCCGCCGGCTCGCCCTCGGTCGACCTGGTGGGCGTGCACGTGCACATCGGCAGCCAGGTGTTCGTGGTCGACTTCTTCCACCAGGCCGTCGACGTGATCGCGCCCTGGGTGAACGACCTGGGCCTGCCCGAGCTGTCGATCGGCGGGGGGCTCGGCGTGGCCTACGTGGAGGGCGAGGAGGCGCCGACGATCTCCCAGTGGGGCCGTACGATCATCGACTCCTGTCGCTCGGCCGGCATCGAGACCCGCATCTCCGCCGAGCCCGGCCGGGCCGTCGCCGCCCAGGCCGCGGTCACCCTCTACACGGTCGGCACCATCAAGGAGGTGCCGGGGGTGCGCACCTACGTGTCGGTCGACGGTGGCATGAGCGACAACCCGCGCCCGGTCCTCTACGGCAGCGGCTACGAGGCGTTCCTACCCCGGGCCGCCGACGCCGACCGCCCCCGCACGGTCACGCTGGTGGGCAAGCACTGCGAGTCCGGCGACGTGCTGGTGCGCTCCGCCCAGGTGCCCGCCGACCTGCGGGTGGGCGACGTCCTGGCCACCCCGGTCACCGGTGCCTACGGCCACTCCATGGGCTCCAACTACAACAAGGTGCCCCGCCCGGCGGTGGTGTTCGTGCGCGACGGCGATGCCCGCCTGGTCGTCCGCCGCGAGACGCACGACGACCTCCTCCGCTGCGACGTCGGCTGACCCGTTCTGTCTTCGCTCAGCCGGCTATGCCGGGCTGAGCGAAGACAGAAGGCCCTACAGCCGGGCGTCGGCGAGGGGGACCTTCTCCACCGTCTCGGCGTCGCGGGCCAGGCGCTCGGCCATGCGGCGCTTGCCGACGATGTCGCGGTACACCCGCTCGATCTGCTCCGCCTCCAGGCCCATCACCGCGCCCGCTTCGGCGGCCGGCACGCCCTCGTGCCAGGCCCACAGCAGCAGGTCCATCTCGTGGTACGGGAGGGCGAAGTAGAACTCCTCCTGCGTCTGCGGGAGGGAGTAGGTGTCGGTGCTGGGCAGCTGCGACTGGATCGACTCCGGCAGCCCGAAGTGCTTCGCCAGCGCGTACACCTGGGTCTTGAAGATGTGGGCGATCGGCTTGAGGTCGGCCAGCCCGTCGCCGCCCCGCACGAAGAAGCCGAGCTCGTACTCCAGCCGGTTGGGCGTGCCGAGCACGGCGAAGTTCCGGGCCTCGGCGTGGAAGTACTCGACCAGCTTGCGGGTCCGCTGCTTCATGTTCGTGGCGGCGACCACCTCGAGGTACACGTCGGTGGGCATCCGCTTGGTCTGCAGCTCACCGTCGGGTGACGCCACCGTGAGGTTGAAGTAGCTCACCCGGTCGGTGTCGAGCAGGCCCTCGGCCAGCGTGATCTTCTGGCGCCAGTCCTCGCCGTACTCGGGGAACACCCGCCGGATCGCGGCGTCGCGACGCCGGTAGCACCCGGCCGCGGCCAGCGTCGGGGCGATGTCCTCGAACTCGTACTTGAGGCCGAGCTGGTCGCACAGCTCGCGGCCGCGGGTCGTGGAGTCGGGGTCGCTGTCGGCCTCGGGCATCAGCAGGGCGACGACGCGGTCGGGGCCCAGCGCCCGGGTGGCCAGGGCGGCGCACACCGCCGAGTCGATCCCGCCGCTCACACCGACGGCGATGCCGCGGCGCTTCAGCTCGCGGCCCACCAGGCGGGTCACGGCCGACTCGATGCTGGCGGCCAGCTCGTCGAGCTGCGCGCTGTCCAGGTCGAGCACGTCGCGCGTGAAGGTGGTCATCGGTCTCCTCCCACGGTCGCCGCGGCCGAGGCGATCCGGTCGACCTGTACGGTCGGTTCCACACCGTCGAGCCGGCGGCGGGCCGCCGTGGCCCGCTCCCGAAAGTCCACCAGGTACGCCTGGGCCAGGCCCTGCAACGTCAACGCGCCCACGAGCGCCATCTCCTCTCGTTCGCCTGCCATCTGTCCCTGCCGGTCGAACGCCCTGGCGGTGAGCACCCGGGTGGCCTTGGGGTCGAGCACGCCGAGGCGCTCGACCGCGGTCTCCGACAGCAGGTCACGTACGTAGTCGGGAGCCTTGGGGCCGAACAGCGCCGTGGCCATCGGGGCCCGGTACGGCTGCTTCGGCCGGTTCCAGATCTCCTCGGGGAGCGTGCGCGACGCCAGCCGCCGCAGCGTCACCTTGTCGCGCAGGCCCGGCATCTTCAGCCGGCCCGGCAGCCGCCCGCACCAGGCGATCATCTCGGGGTCGAGGAACGGGTACCGCACCTCGATGCCGTGCGCCATCGCCACCCGGTCGCCCTGGTAGGACAGCAGGTACGACGACATGAACGTGGCGATCTCGATCCACTGTGCCCGGGCGAGCGGCTCCCAGTCGGACCAGCCGGGGGGCATGCTCGCCGCCAGGTCGCCCTCGTCGGGCGCGACCCGCCAGTCGGGCGCCAGCATCCGCTGCGACCAGGCGGTGTTCTGCCAGCGGATCAGGTGTGAGTAGAAGGGGTTGTCGGTGGCCTCGAGGTCTCGCCCGAAGAACCGGGCCCACATGTCGGTGCCGCGGGTGCCCTCGGCGCCGGCGATCTCGGGGTGGAGCCTGCCGGCGAGCGCCGGTCGCCACGACGACTTCGGGTCGCGGGCCCAGAA
This window of the Acidimicrobiales bacterium genome carries:
- a CDS encoding protein kinase; translation: MGEAERLGPWFCGPAADRRAYVVDDVEGVEGGEGLVVRAQRRTFAGDPVGYEGIVSLKLLTGTSPQRAGALRRRWERLAAIDHPNLARPLESFTGPGLSRRPDRAAPPEASNDVCYVATVWVDGRGLREVVPLDPATTFAYVLGIAQGLSALHERDLMHRDLHPGNVVVDGSGQAVLIDFGSTRPADGPMTTTVSGVMGFIAPECLHGRESPATDRWGLGTLTVLMLLGHPQGQVREDQLRSELDNALKGIGQRRRAVDLICRMVDADPDARPEDAVDWARELQDCLARRQQRRRQVIALVAAGVLLLGAEFGLRALGDDPDGADDDTTADASAAPAPADPDPAAAPSPTPPPCDHSVAGRTPMDEAVAQLAPEACLSGEPEAVGDASFQALLSSQGDPAGVVVLPPNGEAVRLTPTMWTSFREISGPSAPDNAIRFGGYPVGVRRIGGSVIVQLSGPGILVGPREDTQLFWVPGQVMPMWMDDGGGASEIGFPMSNPYSDDRGLHQDFERGSMHAYADPAQVAEILAGGPFTSVIEPEVSSIDPTGDGAPELAGRIVRQFNGTAWWVDDDGVRHWLPDDATWRCLGGDDEPAHDGLHGWDVAVLPLGPVATCP
- a CDS encoding amidohydrolase family protein translates to MDATGDNERYTIISADCHAGGSHAQYREYLDPAYLDDFDAWRGRYKNPFKDLGDQRRYRNWDNDMRNSQQEADGIVAEVVFPNTVPPFFPSFVLFAPPARPEEYPHRLAGIRAHNRWLVDWCGQYPERRAGIGQIFLNDVDDAIEDVRWIKEHGLRGGILLPNVGPDVDWVKPLYDPIYDPLWAELEALEVPVNVHGGTGAPNYGPYPSAMLLYITEVSFYSQRPFVHLLLSGVFERFPRLKFVMTEAGCSWVPPLLERLDATIARIRDTGSTGEIRYGQESVLPKLASEYFEQNCWMGVSQPRPADAAARHKIGLHKWMWGSDYPHDEGTYPFTREHLRALFHDVDRAEMQQLLAGNVAELYGFDLAALAPAAAQHGPTAAEIATPLDAMPDEPNEALLASV
- a CDS encoding methyltransferase domain-containing protein, with translation MRLTPSAVLARAGRAVGRPRADEAAPAGTDILDAYVRVAPSPQVAVDVFAGEWSSVLPGQLGVDAGHVPLFADPRISWLLDQVEDVDGYDVLELGPLEGGHTFQLTAAGAKVTAVEANTRAYLKCLVTKELLGMTDCRFLLGDFGAFLAENPDERYDLVVASGVLYHSNDPLRLLEQIARAGDRLALWTHYYDAAVIEANPTHARHFAAEPRTVTHGGREIRLHRRDYLESLQSNGFCGGPEVHALWMERDDLLDALRRVGYTDVRVGGDDPDHVNGPSILLYAER
- the lysA gene encoding diaminopimelate decarboxylase produces the protein MSVLPRDLLPDNAAYLADGSLSIAGCRLDELAGEFGTPLFVYDEAHLRARCREAVEVFGDGVAYATKAFLCLAMARLAHEEGMCLDVATGGELHVALAAGVPAERLVLHGNNKSVDELHHARQVGVGRIVVDSFDELDRLDRLHTIDGIVPKVLVRATPGVEAHTHEFVRTGQLDSKFGFGVTSGDLAKAVERAAGSPSVDLVGVHVHIGSQVFVVDFFHQAVDVIAPWVNDLGLPELSIGGGLGVAYVEGEEAPTISQWGRTIIDSCRSAGIETRISAEPGRAVAAQAAVTLYTVGTIKEVPGVRTYVSVDGGMSDNPRPVLYGSGYEAFLPRAADADRPRTVTLVGKHCESGDVLVRSAQVPADLRVGDVLATPVTGAYGHSMGSNYNKVPRPAVVFVRDGDARLVVRRETHDDLLRCDVG
- the nadE gene encoding NAD(+) synthase, with product MTTFTRDVLDLDSAQLDELAASIESAVTRLVGRELKRRGIAVGVSGGIDSAVCAALATRALGPDRVVALLMPEADSDPDSTTRGRELCDQLGLKYEFEDIAPTLAAAGCYRRRDAAIRRVFPEYGEDWRQKITLAEGLLDTDRVSYFNLTVASPDGELQTKRMPTDVYLEVVAATNMKQRTRKLVEYFHAEARNFAVLGTPNRLEYELGFFVRGGDGLADLKPIAHIFKTQVYALAKHFGLPESIQSQLPSTDTYSLPQTQEEFYFALPYHEMDLLLWAWHEGVPAAEAGAVMGLEAEQIERVYRDIVGKRRMAERLARDAETVEKVPLADARL